One part of the Paraglaciecola sp. L3A3 genome encodes these proteins:
- a CDS encoding DUF1778 domain-containing protein, translated as MRLSIDITPEQHQHLKAAAALQGQSIKSYVLERALPQGNEQKAINQLEAFLAPRADNAKAGKTSTRSVDTIFDEELAKAK; from the coding sequence ATGCGTTTATCTATCGACATTACCCCAGAGCAACATCAGCACTTAAAAGCCGCAGCTGCGCTACAAGGTCAATCTATTAAAAGCTATGTTTTAGAACGCGCCTTACCGCAAGGCAATGAGCAAAAAGCTATCAATCAGCTAGAAGCATTTTTAGCACCACGAGCAGATAATGCCAAAGCAGGTAAAACCTCAACTAGATCCGTTGATACTATATTTGATGAAGAGTTAGCAAAGGCAAAGTAA